A genomic region of Caldicellulosiruptor acetigenus contains the following coding sequences:
- a CDS encoding purine-nucleoside phosphorylase: MSYYERVKEASEFIKSKIPSVPEIAIVLGSGLGGFADTMEDKVEIKYSEIPHFPVSTVKGHKGNLVFGRVKGREVLAFQGRFHLYEGYKVEEVVFGIRTAGLLGIKNLIVTNAAGGISPLLSPGDLMVIKDHINLSGENPAIGPDSEKFGERFFDMTYAYDREIIEKAKDVYKKNGVDYKEGVYAFLKGPSYETPSEIRMLKILGADAVGMSTVPEVIAARQMNIKVFGISCITNMAAGILEKKLSHEEVIEVSKMVEEKFIKIIRDLIEII; the protein is encoded by the coding sequence ATGTCGTATTATGAAAGGGTAAAAGAAGCATCAGAATTTATAAAAAGTAAGATTCCAAGTGTGCCAGAGATTGCTATTGTTTTGGGAAGTGGACTTGGAGGCTTTGCGGATACAATGGAAGATAAAGTTGAAATCAAATATTCAGAGATACCTCATTTTCCTGTATCTACTGTCAAAGGACACAAAGGCAACTTAGTTTTTGGGAGAGTAAAAGGAAGAGAGGTTTTGGCATTTCAAGGAAGGTTTCATCTTTATGAAGGGTATAAGGTTGAAGAAGTTGTGTTTGGTATAAGGACAGCAGGACTTTTGGGGATAAAAAACCTGATTGTTACAAACGCGGCAGGTGGAATTTCGCCTCTGCTTTCTCCTGGAGATTTGATGGTGATAAAAGACCACATAAATCTTTCAGGCGAAAACCCCGCAATCGGGCCAGATAGCGAAAAGTTTGGTGAAAGGTTTTTTGATATGACATATGCGTATGACAGGGAGATAATTGAAAAAGCAAAAGATGTGTACAAGAAAAATGGCGTTGATTATAAAGAAGGTGTATATGCATTTTTAAAAGGTCCTTCATATGAAACACCTTCGGAAATAAGGATGCTAAAAATTCTTGGTGCTGATGCTGTTGGAATGTCAACAGTTCCAGAAGTTATTGCAGCGCGGCAGATGAACATCAAAGTTTTTGGAATTTCATGTATTACAAACATGGCAGCAGGAATTCTTGAAAAGAAACTCTCACATGAAGAGGTCATAGAAGTTTCAAAGATGGTTGAGGAAAAGTTTATAAAAATAATTAGGGATTTGATAGAGATTATTTAA
- a CDS encoding response regulator, protein MKKVLIVDDAAFVRYSLRQTLEKHGFEVVGEACDGKSCIKLFQQLHPDIVTLDITMPEMNGIEVLKKIMEIDKNAKVVMITALGQEEKVKEAVLNGAKGFIVKPYKEEHLVKVLASL, encoded by the coding sequence ATGAAAAAGGTGTTGATAGTAGATGATGCAGCATTTGTGAGGTATTCCTTGAGACAGACATTAGAAAAACATGGGTTTGAGGTTGTGGGTGAAGCGTGTGATGGGAAAAGCTGTATAAAACTTTTTCAGCAGCTTCATCCAGACATAGTGACTCTTGATATTACAATGCCAGAGATGAATGGTATAGAGGTTTTGAAAAAGATTATGGAGATTGACAAAAATGCAAAAGTTGTCATGATAACTGCCTTAGGTCAGGAAGAGAAAGTAAAAGAGGCAGTGTTAAACGGTGCGAAAGGGTTTATTGTAAAACCATACAAGGAAGAGCATCTGGTAAAAGTCTTGGCTTCTTTATAA
- a CDS encoding chemotaxis protein CheA translates to MNEAQKDPMLEIFVSEAKEIVSSLERIFIELKEGNRNFDVAVVEALRFFHTLKGSSAMMGFEDISKVCHRVEDIFVCMRDEGKLPTSLDTFILEMLKLIDFLTIQINRIENSQQILPAENIEEVLEKVEMSLAENDKVQAESEKRYHIRLLFEEGWEMENLRAFLIVQNLKQYVKVLEYLPSDVESNMASSEKIKKEGFFISIETLLKKEDVVKLFESFAWVRDVRIEEVSEKASLTKEISSWQNAIHSTNKLINVNIEKVDKLIDLIGEVVITFSMIVQHQRIKTDENGSFKNLTLQMSKLIRELQEVAMSMRMLPLSSTFQRLKRTIIEMSAKLQKPVDVHITGEETELDKVLIEHLTDPLIHIVRNAVDHGIEDKEERLKKGKGATGNVYISAKNSGSEVVISIEDDGRGLNKEKILQRALERGLITSTDDIEEDEILELIFQPGFSTKEEATEYSGRGVGLDIVKNSVQKIGGRIFVESEKDRGTRFTVRIPLTLAIIDGMLIDVDGNVFVVPLSSIVETFKLEKQQIVLENEIPFVYRRGICFSVIDLNKMFYGKDMLAKGRPFYLGILVTNGEKNGVLLVDNMISQQQIVIKTLPAILKQVRGISGCTLLGSGNIAFILDIDALLER, encoded by the coding sequence GTGAATGAAGCACAAAAAGACCCTATGTTAGAAATATTTGTCAGTGAAGCAAAAGAGATAGTAAGTTCGCTTGAGAGAATTTTTATTGAACTCAAAGAGGGAAACAGAAACTTTGATGTAGCAGTGGTAGAAGCTTTGAGATTTTTCCATACATTAAAAGGTTCATCAGCGATGATGGGGTTTGAAGACATATCCAAGGTTTGTCACAGGGTTGAAGACATCTTTGTTTGTATGAGAGATGAAGGTAAACTACCAACCAGCTTAGATACCTTTATTTTAGAAATGTTAAAGTTAATAGATTTTTTAACCATCCAGATAAATCGTATAGAAAACTCACAGCAGATTCTACCTGCAGAAAATATCGAAGAGGTTTTAGAAAAGGTTGAAATGAGCTTGGCAGAAAATGATAAGGTGCAAGCTGAAAGTGAGAAAAGATATCATATAAGGTTGCTTTTTGAAGAAGGCTGGGAAATGGAGAATTTGAGGGCCTTCTTGATTGTCCAAAATTTGAAACAGTATGTGAAGGTTTTGGAATACCTGCCTTCTGATGTTGAGAGCAACATGGCATCTTCAGAAAAAATCAAAAAAGAGGGTTTTTTTATTTCAATTGAAACTCTACTTAAAAAAGAGGATGTGGTAAAACTTTTCGAAAGCTTTGCGTGGGTAAGAGATGTTAGAATTGAAGAGGTATCTGAGAAAGCTTCCTTAACCAAGGAGATAAGTTCATGGCAAAATGCCATACACTCTACCAATAAACTAATAAACGTTAATATTGAAAAAGTTGATAAACTCATAGACCTCATTGGAGAGGTTGTGATAACCTTTTCTATGATTGTTCAGCATCAAAGAATAAAAACTGATGAGAATGGCAGTTTCAAAAATTTAACTCTTCAGATGTCAAAGCTAATAAGAGAACTTCAAGAAGTTGCAATGTCAATGCGTATGCTACCGCTTTCTTCTACATTTCAAAGACTAAAGAGAACTATAATTGAGATGTCTGCAAAACTTCAGAAACCCGTTGATGTTCATATCACCGGGGAGGAGACAGAGCTTGACAAGGTTTTGATAGAACACTTAACAGACCCACTGATTCATATAGTTAGAAATGCTGTTGACCACGGGATAGAAGACAAAGAAGAAAGGTTAAAAAAAGGTAAGGGTGCAACTGGCAATGTCTATATCAGTGCTAAAAATAGCGGGTCTGAAGTAGTTATTAGCATTGAGGATGATGGCAGAGGTCTGAATAAAGAGAAAATCTTGCAAAGAGCTTTAGAAAGAGGACTTATAACATCAACTGATGATATTGAAGAAGATGAAATTTTGGAGTTAATATTTCAGCCAGGATTTTCTACAAAAGAAGAAGCGACAGAATACTCAGGAAGAGGTGTGGGGCTTGACATTGTGAAAAATAGCGTTCAAAAAATTGGCGGAAGAATTTTTGTTGAGTCTGAAAAGGACAGGGGCACAAGATTTACAGTTAGAATACCTCTCACTTTAGCAATAATTGACGGAATGCTAATTGACGTTGACGGCAATGTCTTTGTTGTACCTTTGAGCTCAATTGTAGAGACATTTAAACTTGAAAAACAGCAAATAGTATTGGAAAACGAAATTCCGTTTGTGTACAGAAGAGGCATATGTTTTAGTGTAATTGATTTGAACAAGATGTTTTATGGAAAGGACATGCTTGCCAAAGGAAGACCTTTTTATCTGGGTATACTTGTTACAAATGGTGAGAAGAATGGTGTTTTGCTTGTGGACAATATGATTTCCCAGCAACAGATAGTAATAAAAACATTGCCTGCTATTTTAAAGCAGGTAAGAGGTATTTCAGGGTGTACACTTCTTGGAAGTGGGAATATAGCATTTATTTTGGATATTGATGCCTTGCTTGAAAGGTAG
- a CDS encoding chemotaxis protein CheW — MQEELLSSKVDEFEEAMKDMYLIFKVDDQFYGIEIKYVIEIIGLLPITYVPNQEEYVKGIINLRGKIIPVIDARMRLLKPQKEYNERTCVIVTSIDDFLAGIIVDHVSEVAVINKDQISPLPQTYEKIDERFFRGVANLNERLVLVLDCETFVKPDRINL, encoded by the coding sequence GTGCAGGAAGAATTGCTCAGCAGCAAAGTGGATGAGTTTGAAGAAGCTATGAAAGATATGTACCTTATATTCAAAGTGGATGACCAGTTCTATGGGATAGAGATTAAGTACGTCATAGAGATTATAGGTCTTTTGCCCATAACCTATGTGCCAAATCAAGAAGAATATGTTAAAGGAATAATTAATTTGAGGGGCAAAATCATTCCTGTAATTGATGCAAGAATGAGGCTTTTAAAACCTCAGAAAGAGTACAACGAAAGGACCTGTGTAATTGTCACAAGCATAGATGATTTTTTGGCTGGCATTATTGTTGACCATGTGAGCGAGGTTGCTGTGATAAATAAGGACCAAATTAGTCCTTTGCCGCAAACATATGAAAAGATAGACGAAAGGTTTTTCAGAGGTGTTGCAAACTTAAATGAAAGACTTGTACTGGTGCTTGATTGTGAAACTTTTGTCAAGCCTGATAGGATAAATCTCTAA
- a CDS encoding methyl-accepting chemotaxis protein has product MKFLKNLKISSKILAGFGIVLILILFMGTIAVTNINRINNAYTKVYQTNVKAFIAIGNVLEGFERQRVNYRNILLARNSAEMNSYLQKTDEINNFYKTNLEEFSRLINEEDIKQEYQKLVSLFDEYDRLTNQIIELAKSDKKAALDLLFKPSSAQLVTDVQNSINTLYDLEKKYIEKLNVQNNALAKSTVTSMVIIIILCIAISLFLGLVISSAISRPLSKMVSAAQKIAEGDLTVDVRYDSRDEVGTLSEAFSKMIDSLSQLIFSVKSSAEQVALGAKQLADASQSLAQGATDQASAIEELNSSVEEVSAQTKQNSKNVEEATNFANQIKDEARVGMQQMEDMMKAMEEINMASSNISKIIKTIDEIAFQTNILALNAAVEAARAGSYGKGFAVVAEEVRNLATRSANAAKETSSLIESTIKKIEVGDSIAKQTYTSLDRITKNIDKMAMIMNDIMYSSKEQSEAIAQITEGINQVANVVQSNSANSQETAAASEELYSQADVLKNLVERFKTRS; this is encoded by the coding sequence ATGAAGTTCTTAAAAAATTTAAAGATTTCCTCTAAGATTTTGGCGGGGTTTGGAATTGTTTTGATTTTGATACTCTTCATGGGTACAATAGCTGTTACAAATATCAACAGAATAAACAATGCCTATACAAAGGTTTATCAGACTAATGTAAAAGCATTTATTGCAATCGGCAATGTGCTTGAAGGTTTTGAAAGACAGCGTGTTAACTATAGAAATATTTTGCTTGCGAGAAATTCTGCAGAGATGAATTCGTATCTTCAGAAGACTGATGAGATAAATAACTTTTACAAAACAAACCTTGAAGAATTTTCAAGACTGATAAATGAAGAGGACATAAAGCAAGAGTATCAGAAGTTGGTTTCTTTATTTGATGAATATGACAGGCTAACAAATCAAATAATTGAACTTGCCAAAAGTGATAAAAAAGCAGCACTGGACCTTTTATTCAAACCAAGTTCAGCCCAGCTTGTAACTGATGTTCAAAATTCAATAAATACCCTCTATGATCTTGAAAAAAAGTACATCGAAAAGTTAAACGTTCAAAATAATGCCCTTGCAAAAAGTACAGTAACATCAATGGTGATAATAATTATTCTGTGCATAGCAATTTCTCTCTTTTTGGGACTGGTTATTTCTTCTGCAATTAGCAGACCTCTTTCTAAAATGGTTTCTGCTGCCCAGAAGATTGCAGAGGGTGATTTGACCGTTGATGTTAGATACGACTCTCGGGATGAGGTTGGAACTTTGTCTGAGGCATTTTCAAAGATGATTGATTCGCTTTCTCAGCTGATTTTCTCAGTAAAATCTTCGGCAGAACAGGTTGCGCTTGGAGCAAAGCAACTTGCAGATGCAAGCCAGAGCTTGGCTCAGGGTGCAACAGACCAGGCAAGCGCAATTGAAGAGTTAAATTCCTCTGTTGAAGAAGTGTCTGCCCAGACAAAACAGAACAGCAAAAATGTTGAGGAGGCTACAAACTTTGCAAATCAGATAAAGGATGAAGCAAGAGTTGGTATGCAGCAGATGGAAGATATGATGAAAGCCATGGAAGAGATAAATATGGCATCTTCAAATATCTCAAAGATTATAAAGACCATAGACGAGATAGCTTTTCAGACAAATATATTAGCGCTTAACGCTGCGGTTGAGGCAGCACGGGCAGGAAGCTATGGAAAAGGATTTGCGGTTGTAGCCGAAGAGGTAAGGAACTTAGCAACAAGGAGCGCAAATGCTGCAAAAGAGACAAGTAGCCTCATTGAATCTACCATCAAAAAGATTGAAGTGGGAGATAGTATTGCAAAACAGACATACACCTCGTTAGATAGAATTACAAAGAATATTGATAAAATGGCCATGATTATGAATGATATAATGTATTCTTCAAAAGAACAGTCTGAAGCAATAGCACAGATTACAGAGGGAATAAACCAGGTTGCCAATGTGGTACAAAGTAATTCAGCAAACTCTCAAGAGACAGCTGCCGCTTCAGAAGAACTTTACAGCCAGGCAGATGTTCTTAAAAACCTTGTTGAAAGATTTAAAACAAGAAGCTGA
- a CDS encoding ECF transporter S component, with protein MKNGVRFWVFSGVIIALVFVLTFTIKIPLMAGYFNIGDVVIMLSSILFGKSIGFMGGSFGSALADIASGYTIYAPFTFVIKGLEGFICGLIFEKLEGKKKWASFIISTMVSGIFMAVGYFLSEASVLKYLSSALNINRNLQFGLKVALANLPFNLLQGILSAIISIILVVPLHNNKFIGKMRT; from the coding sequence ATGAAAAACGGCGTGAGATTTTGGGTATTTTCTGGTGTAATAATTGCTCTTGTGTTTGTTTTGACCTTTACCATCAAGATACCGCTCATGGCAGGGTATTTTAACATTGGCGATGTTGTAATAATGCTTTCTTCTATTTTGTTCGGCAAAAGCATAGGGTTTATGGGCGGAAGTTTTGGTTCTGCCCTTGCGGATATTGCTTCTGGTTATACCATTTATGCTCCTTTTACTTTTGTTATCAAAGGACTTGAAGGTTTTATCTGTGGCCTGATTTTCGAAAAATTAGAAGGAAAGAAGAAGTGGGCATCTTTTATTATTTCGACAATGGTCAGTGGCATTTTTATGGCAGTGGGGTATTTTTTGTCAGAAGCCTCTGTGTTAAAATACCTTTCGTCAGCATTAAATATTAATAGAAACTTACAATTTGGACTTAAAGTTGCTCTTGCAAATTTGCCTTTTAATTTGCTTCAGGGTATTTTGTCTGCAATAATTTCCATAATATTAGTTGTACCTCTTCATAATAATAAATTTATCGGGAAGATGAGAACTTGA
- a CDS encoding DUF6873 family GME fold protein, with protein MKYLKFPYIPESKVACVLLDKRAYDKFIYTLEDLGIKIVICESCDDLYPAISSHPDIFYFHYQDNLIFAAPNSPRKTTEELKKLGFNIIFGEKAVFGKYPEDVKYNIAKVGTIVFHNFKFTDRIVAKRIEEDNLQRIHIKQGYAKCSILIVNSNAIITSDKGIYKKAIENGIDSLLISPGFIKLEGLNYGFIGGCGGLISNNLMAFNGDISMHPDYLSIKNFLKKYDIEILNVAGLQLSDIGSIIPLCQE; from the coding sequence TTGAAATACTTAAAATTTCCATATATACCAGAGAGTAAAGTCGCTTGTGTTTTGCTTGACAAAAGAGCGTACGATAAGTTTATCTATACGTTAGAAGATTTGGGTATAAAAATAGTGATATGTGAAAGCTGTGATGACCTTTATCCTGCGATATCTTCTCACCCTGATATATTTTATTTTCACTATCAAGATAATTTAATCTTTGCCGCTCCCAACTCACCTAGAAAAACCACAGAGGAACTGAAAAAACTTGGATTTAATATAATATTTGGAGAGAAGGCTGTTTTTGGGAAATATCCTGAGGATGTAAAGTACAATATCGCAAAAGTTGGCACAATAGTCTTTCACAATTTTAAATTTACTGATAGAATAGTAGCAAAAAGAATAGAAGAAGATAACCTTCAAAGGATTCATATAAAACAGGGGTATGCTAAATGTTCAATCTTGATTGTAAATTCAAATGCAATTATTACCTCTGATAAAGGAATTTACAAAAAGGCAATTGAAAATGGAATAGATAGCTTACTTATATCGCCAGGCTTTATTAAATTGGAGGGGCTTAACTATGGTTTTATTGGTGGCTGTGGAGGATTGATTAGCAATAATCTTATGGCTTTTAATGGTGATATTTCAATGCATCCAGATTATTTGAGTATAAAAAATTTTCTTAAAAAGTATGATATTGAAATCTTGAATGTTGCGGGTTTGCAGCTTTCAGATATAGGTTCTATCATTCCTTTGTGTCAGGAGTAG
- the ytxC gene encoding putative sporulation protein YtxC has product MQILSLGVADDPVFVYERLKRQLDRNENVKGLSIEPNQCGNITFYGIFLSDDELKKNFDLNSYERVKYFVADAIANVIIEYTREKFLFKLIKEDYYFLDEIEAKKIFQESQKRLNELTSAQSFSKVKFEIIKKVLDFLDSNFEFNFEGFLTFRLKDYIKTIQNIVEDVTNKYLLEREYFQFINLLRYFTDIQESKIEHVDVIPTAKMYLLLDREGNEIKDEFYELLSRNFKLNLSKEDILLSRLISLSPQNIVFHKHYGTTIPEDIIEILYLVFDKKLQFCTSCKIKYVDSFSSKSEE; this is encoded by the coding sequence ATGCAAATATTGAGTTTGGGAGTGGCAGACGACCCTGTTTTTGTATATGAGAGATTAAAAAGGCAGCTGGATAGGAATGAAAATGTAAAAGGACTTTCCATTGAGCCAAATCAATGTGGCAATATCACATTTTACGGTATTTTTTTAAGCGACGATGAACTCAAAAAAAATTTCGATTTGAATTCGTATGAGAGAGTAAAATATTTTGTTGCTGATGCAATAGCAAATGTAATAATTGAGTACACCAGAGAAAAGTTTCTTTTTAAACTGATAAAAGAAGATTATTATTTTTTAGATGAAATAGAAGCAAAAAAGATATTTCAAGAAAGTCAGAAAAGATTAAATGAACTAACAAGTGCCCAGAGCTTTTCAAAGGTGAAGTTCGAAATAATAAAAAAAGTGCTTGATTTTTTAGACTCTAATTTTGAATTTAATTTTGAAGGTTTTTTGACCTTCAGATTAAAAGATTATATAAAGACAATTCAAAATATTGTGGAAGATGTTACAAATAAATACCTTCTGGAAAGGGAATACTTTCAGTTTATAAACCTTCTGAGATATTTTACAGACATTCAAGAATCAAAGATAGAACATGTAGACGTTATCCCGACTGCTAAAATGTATTTGCTCCTTGACAGAGAAGGAAATGAAATAAAAGATGAGTTTTATGAGCTTTTATCAAGAAATTTTAAATTAAATCTTTCGAAAGAAGATATACTTCTGAGCAGATTAATTTCGCTCTCCCCTCAAAATATTGTCTTTCACAAACACTACGGTACAACTATTCCTGAAGATATAATTGAAATTCTTTATCTTGTATTTGATAAAAAACTTCAATTTTGCACTTCTTGCAAGATAAAATACGTAGATAGTTTTTCGTCCAAGAGTGAGGAATAG
- a CDS encoding YerC/YecD family TrpR-related protein → MNEKLKNEMTDHLFEAILELKTIEECYNFFEDLCTVREIQELSQRFEVAKLLFEGAKYSDITKKTGASPATISRVNRCLNYGADGYRTVLLRLKQKSRLDDEK, encoded by the coding sequence ATGAATGAAAAACTTAAGAATGAGATGACAGACCATCTTTTTGAAGCGATACTTGAGCTGAAGACAATAGAGGAGTGTTATAATTTTTTTGAAGATTTGTGCACAGTAAGAGAGATTCAGGAGCTTTCTCAAAGATTTGAGGTTGCAAAGCTTCTTTTTGAGGGTGCAAAATACAGTGACATTACAAAAAAAACGGGGGCATCTCCTGCTACAATTAGCAGAGTAAACAGATGTCTAAACTATGGAGCTGATGGCTACAGAACTGTGCTTTTAAGACTTAAACAAAAATCAAGATTGGATGATGAAAAGTGA
- a CDS encoding THUMP domain-containing class I SAM-dependent RNA methyltransferase, with product MIELFIATPLGTESVAKEELIRLGYKNLKVENGRIFVSAELEDIPKLNINLRTPNRIFAILNKFKAQTFDELFDGVYSYSWHEILPKDAKILITGRTEKSKLFSIRACQSITKKAIVEKLKSKYNVNLLEETGQLFKIEIAMINDWAYLLFDTTGDSLHKRGYRKLISKAPLKENIAATLILLTKWQEDREVFWDPFCGCGTIAIEAAMIARNIAPGINRTFLAEKNGFISPQEWKKSRLEAIERIDYHKKFEVLSSDIDESMVHIARANAKEIGVDKDIRFFRADARKIKKPSEKGIIVTNPPYGERIDDMDIFELYRDFGRCLKTFDNWRFFVLSAYDKIEKAFGRKADKNRKLYNGKIKTYLYFYFTL from the coding sequence GTGATAGAACTTTTTATTGCGACACCTTTAGGTACAGAGTCGGTTGCAAAGGAAGAGCTGATAAGGCTGGGGTATAAAAATTTAAAAGTTGAAAATGGAAGGATTTTTGTGTCAGCTGAGCTTGAAGACATACCCAAGCTCAATATAAATTTAAGAACGCCAAACAGAATTTTTGCTATCTTAAACAAATTCAAAGCTCAGACTTTTGATGAACTGTTTGATGGGGTATACAGCTACTCTTGGCACGAAATACTGCCAAAAGATGCGAAGATTTTGATAACTGGCAGAACAGAAAAGTCCAAGCTGTTTAGTATAAGAGCGTGCCAGTCTATAACTAAAAAAGCAATAGTTGAAAAACTAAAATCAAAATACAATGTAAACTTGCTTGAAGAAACTGGGCAGCTTTTCAAGATAGAAATTGCCATGATAAATGACTGGGCTTATCTGCTTTTTGACACAACAGGCGATTCTCTTCACAAAAGAGGTTATCGAAAACTTATTTCTAAAGCACCTTTGAAAGAAAACATAGCAGCAACCTTAATCCTGCTTACCAAATGGCAAGAGGATAGAGAAGTATTTTGGGACCCATTTTGTGGCTGCGGAACAATTGCAATTGAAGCTGCGATGATTGCCAGAAACATAGCTCCCGGCATTAACAGAACCTTTCTGGCCGAAAAAAATGGATTTATTTCACCGCAGGAATGGAAAAAATCAAGGCTTGAGGCAATTGAGAGGATTGATTATCATAAAAAGTTTGAGGTGCTATCTTCTGATATTGACGAAAGTATGGTACACATTGCAAGAGCAAACGCAAAGGAGATTGGTGTTGATAAAGACATAAGATTTTTCAGGGCAGATGCAAGAAAGATAAAAAAACCATCAGAAAAAGGCATAATTGTGACAAACCCGCCGTATGGAGAGAGAATTGACGATATGGATATATTTGAGCTTTACAGGGATTTTGGCAGATGTCTTAAAACATTTGATAACTGGCGCTTTTTTGTGTTATCTGCCTATGACAAAATTGAAAAAGCATTTGGTAGAAAAGCAGACAAAAACAGGAAACTTTATAATGGAAAGATAAAAACTTATCTTTATTTCTATTTTACGTTATGA
- a CDS encoding S1C family serine protease: protein MKKSAKVWLAGFIVIFILSNIVFAQSITVTPKEIDGKTYVDIDSLKDFLNFDYTKTQNGLIIQKKELSISEVIDKVNKSVVAIIGDSKKIKADDFYYSKIPAGLSHGSGVVIDKNGLILTNNHVVEDLKQPYVIFYDAKAYKATVLYSDKEIDLAILKVNRSNLTPIEIENPKNIYVGQEVLAIGTPLFLGWRNSVTKGIISGLNRPVDEVYTFLQTDASINPGNSGGPLVNMQGKLVGINTLGIDYWQGINFAIPAENILYFLDHYKKFGRIKRCYLGLDFEDSWLSYVGLPSNLGLKIIDVKVDSPLKGFAQENDILVAIDSYPINSIAEYNQTLMKYLPGDKVKIKIKRNGKILEKEVILKEWPTSK, encoded by the coding sequence ATGAAAAAAAGCGCAAAGGTATGGCTGGCTGGATTTATTGTGATATTCATTCTTTCAAACATTGTATTTGCCCAAAGCATTACCGTGACTCCAAAAGAGATTGACGGGAAAACCTATGTTGATATTGACTCTTTGAAAGACTTTTTAAACTTTGACTACACCAAAACCCAGAATGGCTTGATAATTCAAAAAAAAGAACTGTCTATAAGTGAGGTTATCGACAAGGTTAACAAGTCTGTCGTGGCAATCATTGGGGACAGTAAAAAGATAAAAGCAGATGACTTTTACTACAGCAAAATCCCGGCTGGACTTTCTCACGGATCTGGCGTTGTAATTGACAAAAATGGACTAATTTTAACAAACAATCATGTAGTTGAAGACTTAAAACAGCCTTATGTTATCTTCTACGATGCCAAGGCTTACAAGGCAACTGTACTTTACAGCGACAAGGAAATTGACCTTGCAATTTTGAAAGTCAACCGCAGCAATCTCACCCCAATTGAAATTGAAAACCCAAAAAATATTTATGTAGGTCAGGAAGTTTTGGCGATAGGTACACCACTTTTTTTGGGATGGCGAAATAGTGTCACAAAGGGAATAATTAGTGGGCTTAACAGACCTGTTGATGAAGTCTATACATTTTTACAAACAGATGCTAGTATCAATCCAGGCAACAGCGGTGGCCCACTTGTTAACATGCAAGGAAAACTTGTAGGAATAAACACTCTCGGGATTGATTACTGGCAAGGAATTAACTTTGCAATTCCTGCAGAAAATATACTTTATTTTCTTGACCACTACAAAAAGTTTGGTAGAATCAAAAGATGTTACTTGGGTCTTGACTTTGAAGACAGTTGGCTCTCGTACGTTGGGCTTCCGTCAAACCTCGGTCTCAAAATCATAGATGTAAAAGTTGACAGTCCTTTAAAAGGATTTGCTCAAGAAAATGATATACTTGTTGCAATCGACAGCTATCCTATCAACTCAATTGCAGAATACAATCAAACTCTTATGAAATATCTTCCTGGTGACAAGGTAAAGATAAAAATCAAAAGAAATGGCAAAATTCTTGAAAAAGAAGTTATTTTGAAAGAGTGGCCAACAAGCAAATAG
- a CDS encoding 4Fe-4S binding protein has translation MRKAVLDKNMCDRSPFCPASRSCKFGAIKRNVRGFFDVEIEIDKEKCTGCGVCTKFCPQGAIKIVEE, from the coding sequence ATGAGAAAAGCAGTACTGGACAAAAACATGTGTGACAGATCACCCTTTTGTCCTGCTTCGCGTTCGTGCAAATTTGGTGCAATAAAAAGAAACGTAAGAGGATTTTTTGATGTTGAGATTGAAATTGACAAGGAAAAATGTACAGGATGCGGCGTATGTACTAAGTTTTGTCCGCAGGGAGCTATAAAGATTGTTGAAGAGTAG
- a CDS encoding metal-sensitive transcriptional regulator, whose protein sequence is MPESERKEEILSRLKNIKGHIEGIIKMVEEEKECEEIMLQIIAVKKALEKVGYFIIESHAEKCLSDVENKAQIQKILNIMMKFLS, encoded by the coding sequence TTGCCTGAAAGTGAAAGGAAAGAAGAGATTCTTTCAAGGCTAAAAAATATCAAAGGGCACATTGAAGGAATTATCAAGATGGTGGAAGAAGAAAAAGAATGTGAAGAGATTATGCTTCAAATAATTGCTGTCAAAAAAGCTTTAGAAAAAGTGGGGTATTTTATCATAGAAAGTCATGCTGAAAAGTGCTTATCAGATGTTGAGAACAAAGCTCAAATTCAAAAGATTTTGAATATCATGATGAAATTTTTGAGTTGA